The following proteins come from a genomic window of Miscanthus floridulus cultivar M001 chromosome 2, ASM1932011v1, whole genome shotgun sequence:
- the LOC136537520 gene encoding two pore potassium channel b-like: MMTVGYGDLVLASNVAKLLACAFVFAGVALVGTFLSKAADHHVENQEALLFRALQLRRADDHRALRAMEANKVCYKLYTAAALLAALLASEMAFLVEVEGMRPVDAFYCVCASVTTLGYGDRSFSSVPEHVFAAAWITVSTVVVALFFLYAAERGVPVVAVDGEFEGYLRLRDLMDAAEPLTETKRRGKKENRLVTDSGTHINRARMTIYPQTPLFF; this comes from the coding sequence ATGATGACCGTCGGGTACGGCGACCTCGTCCTAGCCAGCAACGTCGCCAAGTTGCTCGCCTGCGCCTTCGTCTTCGCCGGCGTGGCCCTCGTAGGCACGTTCCTCAGCAAGGCCGCCGACCACCACGTCGAGAATCAGGAGGCGCTCCTCTTCCGCGCGCTCCAGCTCCGCCGCGCCGACGACCACAGGGCGCTGCGCGCCATGGAGGCCAACAAGGTCTGCTACAAGCTCTACACCGCCGCGGCGCTCTTGGCCGCGTTGCTCGCCTCTGAGATGGCGTTCCTGGTGGAGGTGGAAGGGATGCGCCCCGTGGACGCCTTCTACTGTGTGTGCGCCAGCGTGACCACGCTCGGGTACGGCGACCGGAGCTTCTCGTCCGTGCCTGAGCACGTGTTCGCGGCCGCCTGGATCACCGTGAGCACGGTGGTGGTGGCGCTCTTCTTCCTGTACGCGGCGGAGCGCGGCGTGCCTGTGGTCGCCGTCGACGGCGAGTTCGAGGGCTACCTCCGGCTTCGGGACCTCATGGACGCCGCCGAGCCGCTGACAGAGACGAAACggagaggaaaaaaagaaaatagattAGTCACTGATAGTGGGACCCACATAAACCGGGCAAGAATGACaatctaccctcagactccactTTTTTTTTGA
- the LOC136540847 gene encoding protein disulfide isomerase-like 5-1 has protein sequence MDLGAPRRGRLPIHLFLVSLTVLVVLTVRSSAEVITLTEETFSDKIKEKDTIWFVQFCVPWCKHCKNIGTLWEDLGKVMEGEDEIEIGQVDCGVSKPVCSKVDIHSYPTFKVFYEGEEVAKYKGPRDVESLKNFVLNEAEKAGEAKLQAD, from the exons ATGGATCTAGGCGCTCCCCGACGAGGGCGCCTACCGATCCACCTCTTTTTGGTGTCGCTCACCGTCCTCGTGGTCCTCACCGTGCGCTCCAGCGCCGAAGTCATCACCCTCACCGAAGAGACCTTCTCCGACAAG ATAAAGGAGAAGGACACAATCTGGTTTGTGCAATTTTGCGTCCCCTGGTGTAAACACTG CAAGAACATTGGAACACTATGGGAGGACCTGGGAAAGGTTATGGAAGGTGAGGATGAAATTGAGATAGGGCAAGTTGACTGTGGTGTCAGCAAACCAGTATGCTCAAAGGTGGATATCCATTCCTACCCAACATTCAAGGTGTTTTATGAAGGCGAAGAAGTAGCAAAATATAAAG GACCTAGGGATGTGGAATCACTGAAGAACTTTGTGTTGAATGAAGCTGAGAAAGCAGGTGAGGCAAAGCTCCAAGCTGATTGA
- the LOC136535887 gene encoding probable glucuronosyltransferase Os03g0287800, whose amino-acid sequence MGSSTDHGGAGGRGKKQAGSQLWKKALLHSSLCFVMGFFTGFAPSSVSDWTSAAVAAGRVGSSHVVRALPTAAGGGGAVNRSLLAHGADPLLGDPASPRPLLVVVTTTESTPAASGERAAALTRMAHTLRLVAPPLLWVVVEAAPDVPGTSRLLRATGLMYRHLTYRDNFTAADAAAGKERHHQRNVALGHIEHHRLAGVVLFAGLGDVFDLGFFDQLREISAFGAWPVATMWRDERKVVVRGPACSSSAVTGWFSQDFSNGNGTAPASASTARPSEVDVHGFAFNSSVLWDPERWGRYPTSEPDKSQDSMKFVQQVVLEDLSKVKGIPSDCSEVMVWHVDTAAPSLSSSQPSMQNKRR is encoded by the exons ATGGGGTCGTCCACGGATCACGGCGGCGCCGGTGGGCGGGGCAAGAAGCAGGCCGGGTCGCAGCTGTGGAAGAAGGCGCTGCTGCATTCCTCGCTCTGCTTCGTGATGGGCTTCTTCACCGGCTTCGCGCCGTCGTCCGTGTCCGACTGGACgtccgcggcggtggcggcgggccgGGTGGGCAGCAGCCACGTGGTCCGGGCGCTGCCGACGGCGGCGGGCGGGGGCGGGGCCGTGAACCGGAGCCTGCTGGCGCACGGCGCGGACCCCCTGCTGGGCGACCCGGCGTCCCCGCGGCCGCTCCTGGTGGTGGTCACGACGACGGAGTCGACGCCCGCGGCGTCCGGCGAGCGGGCCGCCGCGCTGACGCGGATGGCGCACACGCTGCGGCTGGTGGCGCCGCCGCTGCtgtgggtggtggtggaggcTGCCCCGGACGTGCCGGGCACGTCGCGGCTGCTGCGCGCCACGGGGCTCATGTACCGCCACCTGACGTACAGGGACAACTtcaccgccgccgacgccgccgcggGCAAGGAGCGGCACCACCAGCGGAACGTGGCGCTCGGACACATCGAGCACCACCGCCTCGCCGGCGTCGTCCTCTTCGCGGGCCTCGGCGACGTGTTCGACCTCGGCTTCTTCGACCAGCTCAGGGAAATCAG CGCGTTCGGTGCGTGGCCGGTGGCGACGATGTGGCGCGACGAGAGGAAGGTCGTGGTCCGGGGCCCCGCGTGCAGCTCGTCCGCGGTCACCGGCTGGTTCTCCCAGGACTTCAGCAACGGCAACGGCACCGCACCGGCCTCCGCCTCCACGGCGAGGCCTAGCGAGGTGGACGTCCACGGCTTCGCCTTCAACAGCTCCGTGCTCTGGGACCCCGAGCGCTGGGGCCGCTACCCAACCTCCGAGCCCGACAAGTCCCAG GACTCCATGAAGTTCGTCCAGCAAGTGGTTCTGGAAGATTTAAGCAAGGTGAAGGGCATTCCTTCCGATTGTTCAGAGGTCATGGTATGGCACGTCGATACGGCCGCGCCTTCTCTCTCGTCTTCGCAACCATCTATGCAGAACAAGAGAAGATAG